Part of the Cryptosporangium arvum DSM 44712 genome, GGGCTCGCCGGATTCCGCCCACCGCCGGGGCGGATGCTCGTCGGCGTCGCCGTGGACGCCCCGGAGACCCGGCCCGCGGTGACGCTGATCGACCAGGCCGCCCGGCTGCTGGGCACCTCCGCGCTGCGGGCCCGCGTCCGGGAGTCGGTGCTGGCCCTGGTGGTGGCCGACACCGTGGGCGCGGTGGAGAAAGCGTTCGTGGAGGCGGGCCACCGGTCCGGGGCCCCGCAGATCACGGTGGCGATCGGATATCCGGTTCCGGCGACGAGCACACCGGACTGGGCGGCCTCGCTGGAGAACTCGCGGGCCGCGCTGGCTCTGGCGCTGACCGGCGCCCGGCGCGGTGGAACCCGGCCGACGGTGGTGCCGGCTCGCACGCTGGCCCTCGAACTGGAGCTGCGCCGGGGCGGCGGGACGGACGCCTTCGTCGAGCGGACCATCGGCCCGCTGGTGGCCTGGGACGCCCAGCACCACACCGAGCTGGTGCGGACCCTGGAGCTCTACCTCCGGCACGGCGCGAGCGTCACCCGTACCGCCGCCGTGCTCCACCTCCGGCGCCAGTCGCTCTACCAGCGGCTGGAGCGCATCGAGACGCTGCTGGGACACCCTCCGGCCGACCCCGCGCTCTACCCGGCGCTCCTCGCAGCCTGCCTGCTGGTCACGACGAGGTCGCGCTGAGCTCCTTCTCCGGGGCCGTGCGGCGCGACTTCCACAGGCTCGCGAGCGTCGTCACGGCCAACGTGCCGATGATGACGACGAGCGAGAGCCAGATCGGCACCTCCGGCACCCACTCGATCTCGTGGCCGCCGTTGATGAACGGCAGCGAGTTCTCGTGCAGCGCCTCGAGGATCAGCTTCACGCCGATGAACGCGAGGATGAACGAGAGGCCGATCGAGAGGTAGACGAGCCGGTCGAGCAGGCCGCCGAGCAGGAAGTACAGCTGACGCAGACCCATCAGCGCGAACACGTTCGCGGTGAAGATCAGGAACGGCTCGCGGGTGAGGCCGAAGATGGCCGGGATCGAGTCGAACGCGAACAGCAGATCGGTGGTGCCGATCGCGATGAGCACCACGACCATCGGCGTCCAGATCCGCTTGCCGTTCTCGTGCGTGCGCAGCTTGCCGTCGCCGAAGTCCTTGGAGATCGGCAGCACCCGGCGCGACCACCGGATCAGCACGTTCTCCTTGAAGTCCTCTTCCTCCTCGTGGTGGAAGGCCAGGTTCCACGCCGTGTAGAGCAGGAAAGCGCCGAACAGGAAGAACACCCAGATGAAGCGCTCGATCGCGGCCGCGCCGGCCGCGATGAAGATGCCGCGCAGCACCAGCGCGAGCACGATGCCGATCAGCAGCACCTTCTGCTGGAAGACCCGGGGAACCTTGAACCGGCTCATGATCACCAGGAACACGAACAGGTTGTCGACCGACAGGCTGTACTCGGTCAGCCAGCCGGCGTAGAACTCACCGGCGTAGCGTCCGCCGGCCAGCCAGAGGATGCCGAGACCGAAGATCAACGCCAACGCGACGTAGCCGATGACGCCCATCGTGCTCTCGCGCGTCGAGGGCTCGTGCGGCCGCCGGCCGATCACCCACACGTCGAACGCGAGCAGGACGACGAGCGCGCCCAGCACGCTCCACTCCACCCAGACAGGTATGTCCACCGGTCAGGCCTTCCTCGAGTCCGACCCGCGCCGAGTTACATGGTGCGACAACGGCATCGCCGTCCGTCGCTGAATGCCTGATTTAGCCACGGTCCGCCGTCACTTCGTTGTTGTTCGCTTTTCGCGTGGCCCGAAGGCTGGTGAACGTGGTGATGGCCAGCGTGACGATCACGACCGCCAGCGAGAGCGCGGTGGGGATGTCGGGCACCGCCGGCCAGACGGTGTGCGCGTAGTGGAGGATCAGCTTGACGCCGATGAAGGCCAGCACGAACGCCAGGCCGTAGTGCAGGTGCACCAGCCGGTCGAGCAGGCCGATCAGCAGGAAGTAGAGGGCGCGCAGGCCCAGCAGCGCGAACGCGTTCGCGGTGAAGACGATGTACGCGCTCTCGGTGACGCCGAAGACCGCCGGGATCGAGTCGAGCGCGAAGACCAGGTCGACCGAGAGAATCGTGACCACGACGACGAGCAGCGGCGTCGCCAGGCGCTTGCCGTCCCGCTTGACCGTGAGCGCGCTGCTGTCGGGGTAGTCCTCGGTGACCGGGATGAGGCGCCGGAGCAACTTCACGGCCCGGCTGTTCCCGACGTCCGGCTGCTCACCGTGCGAGCGCACCAGCTTGATCGCGGTGTAGATCAGGAACGCACCGAACACGACGAACGTGACCGCGAAGCGCTGGATGGCCGCGGCGCCGACCGCGATGAAGATCGCCCGCATGATCAGCGCACCGATGATGCCGATCAGCAGCACCTTCTGCTGGTGCTTGTCGGGAACGCCGAACGTCCCGAGGATCACCGCGAAGACGAAGAGGTTGTCGACCGAGAGGCTCTTCTCGATCAGCCAGCCGGCGAAGAATTCCGTCCCGGGTTCGGCTCCGCCGAAGATCATCACGCCGATACCGAAGAGGATCGCCAGCGCGATGTAGATGACCGACCAGGTGGTGGCTTCCTTGAAGCCCACGTGGTGCGGACGTCTGGCGTGCCAGATGTCGATGGCGACGATGATGGCCAGGCCAGCGATGGTCGCGGCCCACACCCACAAAGAAACGGACATTACGCCCCCGGATCACGCGCAGCATTCATTACGTGTCCGAGGTCTCGCCACCCGCTACGCAGAGCGGGCCGGTGCCCGGGGTCCGTGCTTTCGCACTCGCCGTATTGACCGGGTTAACCGCGGGGCTACTCCCCTCGTCGGTTCCCCATAGTAAGGGCCTTTCCCGTCTCCGGCCAAGCGAGGGCCGGTGAGTGATGTGACACCTCACCTAAGTGACGGGTTATTCACGTATGAGTCTTGCAGCCCGCGTGTTGCTTCCAGCGTACGTGCACGGAGCGTGATGCTTCTGTCGTGATTCCGACGCTGTGGGAGGCTCGGACCATGGTGCTGGAAGTAGCTCTCATCGATGTCACCCCCGGCCGCGAGGGCGGGTTCGCCGACGCGTACCGCGAAGCCGTCACCGAACTGAGCGGCGCGGAGGGGTGCCGATCGGTCCGGATGACCCAGGGCGTCGAGACGCCGAGCCGGTTCGTGCTCCTGGTGGAGTGGGACTCGGTCGAGGCGCACGAGCAGAACTTCCGCGCCACCGACCGGTACGGCCGCTGGCGAGGCCTGATCGGCCCGTTCTTCGCCGCGCCACCCCGCGTGGAGCACTTCGTGGACGTACCGGCGTCGTAACACGACGCCGGTGTCGTGGCGAGTCACGACGCCGGTGTCGGCGTGACACGACGCCGGTGTCGTGGCGAGGCACGACGGCCGGTGTCGTGGCGAAGCACGACGGCCGGTGTCGTGGCGAAGCACGACGGCCGGTGTCGTGGCGAAGCACGACGGCCGGTGTCGTGGCGAAGCACGACGGCCGGCCGCTGGGGGTCAGTGGCCGGCCGTCGTGGTGCCCTGGTCAGAGCTTCTGCAGGGAGCCGAACGCCTGGCGGATGCTCGAGAGGGCCGCGAGCTGCGGCTTCGCCGTGCCGTCGGGCTCCATGATGCGGAAGCCGTACTGGTGCCCGAGGCTGTCGGAGGGCGTTTTGTACCCGCAGTAGGTCACCGCGAGCTTCACCTGCGGCCACTGCTGCCAGGCGAGGTAGTAGGAGCGGGAGATGTAGGACGCGGCGGTCTGCTCGTCGGGCACCCCGTTGAGCCAGACCTGCCCGGCCGGCACCGCGTCGTTCGAGTGCACGCTGAAGCCGAACTCGGTCCACCAGATCGGCTTCGCGGCATCGCCGTTGGCCGCCATCAGGTTGATGATCGCGGGCATGTTCGTCATCCGGGCCTTGCCGGTGATGTCGGTCGACTCCGGCGCCTTCATCTGGTTGCCCTGGTAGGGGTGGACACCCATGATGTCGAAGTTGCCCTTGGCACCGTTGGTGTAGCAGTCCTTGATGAAGACGTCGTCGGTCTGGCTCGGCCCGGCGAAGATCACCGGCATCGAGGAGCGGCCGGCCTTGATCGCCGCGTACGACGCCTTGAGGATCGGCACGTACTTCACCGCGCGCTGGTAGGCGTCGGAGATGCCGCAGAACTCGGCCAGGTTCGGCTCGTTCCAGACCTCGATCGCCATGATCTTCGACCCGTAGGTGGAGGCGAAGAACGTCAGCCATGGCTTGATCGAGTTCGGGTCGGTCGGGTACTGCTTCACCTCGCTGCCGGTGTTCGGACGCGACCACGCCGGCGACTGGTGGATCGTCACGAACACCTGCATGCCGCGGGAGCGGGCCTGGTCGAGCACGGTGTTGACGCGCTGGTGGTACCACTGGCTCGCGGTCGGGGCCACGTTCGTGGGCTGCGCGGACGACCAGCCGACGTCGAGCCGGAGGACCTGGACCCCGTTCGCGGCGAGCGTGTCGAGGTGCTTGAAGAACATCGCGTTCGGCGTCGTGCCGTTCCAGTACATGTCCCAGGTGCCGTGGAACTGGACACCGACGACCGGCGGGGCCGGGTTCTGAGTCGTCGCGGCGTCACCCGAGACCTCCTCCGCCTGGCCGGCGAAGCTCTCGGCGCTCTCCGACCGCGGGTCGGGACCGAGGTCCAGGTCGCTGAGGAGTGCGGCTCCCGCGATGGCGGGGACGGCGATCGCAGCGGCACCGAGCAATTTACGACGATCCATCGTCTTTACCTCCGGGAGAACAATCCGTGTTCTGACGGCTGTCTCATCGGAGGCGCACGGTCACGCGCTAAGTGTCGTGCAGGTGCCACTCGGTAGCGCCACCCGACCCGCCCACCCCCGCTCCCTCCCCACTCCCGCGACCCCCGTGTCGGGGGTGGGGTGAGCTGGCCCGCTTTGGAGCGTCAGCGCTCCGCGAGCTGGGTGTTCAGGGCCGGGAGGCCGAGCCGCACATCCCGAGGCACACCTCTCCGCGCAAGCAACGCATCAGCGCCCGAGCCACCCACCCCTGGGCGTCAGCGCTCCGCGAGCTGCGTGTTCAGCACCCCCAGCCCGAGCCGCCTCGTCCTGAAGCCCGCCGTCGCTCTGCGAGGGGCGCATCAGCGCCACCCGGCCGAGCCCCATCACTCCCGCGAGCTTCGTGTCGGCGACCGCCCACCTGAACCGCACACCCCGTGGCCCCGCCCTTCCGCGAGCCGCACGCCAGCGCCCACCCGCCGAGCCGCCCAGGGCCCCACCGGCCCCGCAAGCTTTCCCATCGCTTCGCAATCTGCTCGTCGAGCGCCGCCACCGCTCCACGAGGAGCGCCTCAGCGTCCACCGGCGTCCATCACTCCCGCGAGTTGCACGTCGGCGCCCACCCGCCCGGGCCTCCCGAGCCGCCCGCCCAGGGCGCCACGGTGCCCGCGAGCGGCGAGTCGGCGCCGAGCCGCCCGACCCGGCATCCCCATCGCTCCACGGCGCGCCTGTCCTGCGTCTCGAATAGCCGTAGGGGCACGTCGAGCGCCGCCAGGCGCGAGCAGCTTGAACCTGGAGCCCGTCCAGGGCGGCGCTGCCGATCCGGCGCGAGGTCGCCTCGTATAACTGATACTCAAGACCTCGCGCCGGCTCGGCAGCGTCGTCCTGGACGGGCCGCCCACTAAGAAACGCCGGCGGCGTCCATGCCGCGTAGTTCCTTCTTGAGTTCGCCGATCTCGTCGCGGAGGCGGGCCGCCAGCTCGAACTGCAGCTCGCGCGCGGCGGCCAGCATCTGGTCGTTGAGCTGCTGGATGAGGTCGGCGAGCTCGGCTCGCGCCATCCCTTCGCGGTGTGCCCCGACACCGACCGTGGTCGACTTCGACTTCAGCCCCGGCACCGGCGACTTGCCCCGCGACTGCTGCCGGCCGGACCCACCGATCAGCTCGCCGGATTCGTTCTCGGCGGCCTCGCGGTAGATGTCGTCGAGGATGTCGACGATCTTCTTGCGCAGCGGCTGCGGATCCACACCCCGCTCGGTGTTGTACGCGATCTGCTTCTCGCGGCGCCGGTTGGTCTCTTCGATCGCCCGGCTCATCGACGGCGTGATCTGGTCGGCGTACATGTGCACCTGCCCGGAGACATTACGGGCGGCCCGGCCGATCGTCTGCACGAGCGAGGTCTCGCTGCGCAGAAACCCTTCCTTGTCGGCATCCAGGATGGACACCAGGCTGACCTCGGGCAGGTCGAGCCCTTCACGCAGCAGGTTGATGCCGACCAGCACGTCGAAATCGCCCTTGCGCAGTTCGCGCAGCAGCTCGACGCGGCGCAGCGTGTCGACCTCGGAGTGCAGGTAGCGCACCCGGATGCCGAGCTCGAGCAGGTAGTCGGTGAGGTCCTCGGCCATCTTCTTGGTCAGCGTGGTGACGAGCACCCGCTCGTCGCGCTCGGCACGCAGCCGGATCTCGTGCACCAGGTCGTCGATCTGGCCCTTGGTGGGTTTGACCAGCACCTCCGGATCGATCAGGCCGGTCGGCCGAATGATCTGCTCGACGAACTCACCTTTCGCCCGGCCCATCTCGTACTTTCCGGGCGTCGCCGAGAGATAGACCGTCTGCCCCACCCGGTCCTGGAATTCCTCCCAGCGCAGCGGGCGGTTGTCCATGGCGCTGGGCAGCCGGAACCCGAAGTCGACGAGCGTCCGCTTGCGTGACATGTCGCCCTCGTACATGCCGCCGATCTGCGGCACGGTGCCGTGCGACTCGTCGATGACGAGCAGGAAGTCCTCGGGGAAGTAGTCGATCAGGCAGAAACCCGGCGAGCCGGGCTCGCGGCCGTCCATGTGGCGGGAGTAGTTCTCGATGCCGGAGCAGAAGCCGACCTGGCGCATCATCTCGATGTCGTAGGCGGTGCGCATCCGCAGCCGCTGGGCCTCGAGCAGCTTGTTCTGACGCTCCAGCTCGGCGAGCCGCTCCTCCAGCTCGGCCTCGATGCCGCGGATCGCCCGTTCCATCCGCTCCGGGCCGGCCACGTAGTGCGTGGCCGGGAAGACGTGCAGCTCGGTCTCCTCGTTGACGACCTCGCCGGTGAGCGGGTTGAGGTGGTAGAGCTTCTCGATCTCGTCGCCGAACATCTCGATGCGGACGGCGAGTTCGTCGTACGCCGGGATGACCTCGACCGTGTCACCGCGGACGCGGAACGTGCCCCGGGTGAAGTTCAGGTCGTTGCGCGTGTACTGCACGTCGACGAGCCAGCGGAGCAGCTTCTCGCGCTCGATCTCCTGCCCGACCTTGAGCGGGATCGACCGGTCGATGTACTCCTGCGGGGTTCCGAGGCCGTAGATGCAGGACACGGTCGCGACCACGATCGTGTCGCGCCGGGTCAGCAGCGACATGGTGGCCGAGTGCCGCAGCCGCTCGACTTCCTCGTTGATCGAGGAGTCCTTCTCGATGTACGTATCGGTCTGCGGGACGTACGCCTCGGGCTGGTAGTAGTCGTAGTACGAGACGAAGTACTCGACCGCGTTGTTCGGCAACAGTTCCCGGAACTCATTCGCCAGCTGCGCGGCGAGCGTCTTGTTCGGCGCGATCACCAGCGCCGGCCGCTGGAGCCGCTCGATCAGCCACGCCGTGGTCGCCGACTTACCGGTACCGGTGGCGCCGAGCAGCACGACGTCGTTCTCACCGGCCTTGACGCGACGCTCGAGCTCGTCGATCGCGGCCGGCTGGTCACCGGCCGGGTCGTACTCGCTGACCACCTCGAACCGGCCGGGACGCCGGACGATGGCCGTGGTCGCGCCATGGGCGACGGTGTCGTCACGCAGACCTTCGGGCGCGTTCGGACCGGCGGAGGGGCGGGCTGACGGGCTCATGTTTCAACGGTACGTCGGGGGTCCGACAGAACGCGGCCGCCGCTGGGCCGGTCACCGAGGCGGTCGGCACCGATTTCCCGCGATGATCGGACCGCGCACCGCGGATCAAGACGACGGCCACCAGTGGTGCGGCGACCGTGGCTCCTCCGAACAGAACCCGAGACGTCGCGACCGCCGCGGCTGGCCACTTCTCGCAGAATGCGAACCGAGCTCCTGTTTCGACTCGTTCCGCCAAGCGCCGGGGCAGAATGTGCACGGTACTTCCGAATCGGGCCGAGCCGATCCGTGAACAATTAATTCGCCCGTTAGAAAACATCCCCGTGGGTGAAACAAAGAAACGGGTGGTCGGCACGGATGCAATGCTACCTGGAGTGTTCGTCGGTAATCAGCCAGGTACCCACGCGGGTTAGTAATTCAGGTATGATCCCCGCGACGCGAGGCCGCGCGCGATCCGACCTTCATCGGATTGACGAATCCGAGCCTACCAACCCGTGCCTTTCGTAGAAAATCTGGAGTGCTGGAATGCAGGCCGGAAGAGCGCGTACGGGCGAGCACTTCGCCACTGCCGTATCCGCACTCGAAACTGACTACTGGGAACACCTGTGCTCCGCCCTCGGCCACGACTCGGAAAAATGGCCGCAGCTGGGAGCAGCCGCGAGTCGGGCCGATCGGAGCGGTTCCTTCTTCAACAACGCCACCGTCACCCGCCCGCTCGGCGATTCAGCACTCGGGCCGGCGCTGGATCAAATCGACAAGTATTTCACGATCGGCGACAACCGACGCCGCGAGTTCTCGATCAATAGTTACTGGCCGGATCTCGACCTGACCGGGCACGGCTACCGAATCAGAGATCGCCTTCCGGTCATGCTGCGACCTGCCGCCGGTCGGCCGCCGGAATCGCCAGAGGCCCTGATCATCCGGTGCGTCGACGATGCCGACGGAGTGGCCGCGTTCGAGAAAGTGTTCATCGAGAGCTTTTCGCTCGCCGAGTACCGGCCTCACCGACGAGGAATCCTCTTCGACCAGAGAATCGTTCGGGACCCGAAATGCAAGTTCTGGGTGGGCTGGGAGAACGGCCATCCGGTCGCCTGCGTGACCGCCTTCGTCGCGCACGGCTACGTAGGAGTTTTCAACACCGCGGTCCTTCCGAGCGCTCGACGAAAAGGCTACGGAGCGGCGATGACTTGGTGTGCGACTTTCGCTGATCCCGCGCTACCTGCAGTACTTCAAGCAACCGTGGAGGGCGAGAGCCTCTATCGCAGTATGGGGTACTCGACGGTCGGTACCTTCACGAGTTGGCATCGACGGCGGCGGAGCCCCGGAGCGCTGCTGTCGCGCGCGGCGCGGGTTCTCGGGCCCGTGCGCCGTGGGCTATTTCGTGACACCCGCGGTCCTTTCATCTGAAAAATTAGGCGCCCCGGCGCGCTAATTCAGAAACCGGCGGCCGGTGGCGACCGAGCCGAAAATGTGAGAGTTGCGCTGAAGCGGCGCAACATGGGGGGCAATTCAGTCATGCCTTGCTTTGGCACGTTCGTGGGGGGCGTCTGCGGATGACGACGAGCAGAAGTCAGGAACCCGCCTTGCGCACTCATGCGCCTAATGGGGAGCGCGCGGCGGTCATTCTGGGGCCGCCGCAGCAGTCGTCGGACATGCTTCCCGGTCGGCTAGAAGGCGTTCCGAGCGTCGAATTCGACCCGTTGGACTCCGGCCCGGCCGGGTCGGCCCGCGTCCAAGCCTCCCGATGGCAGCAACGGTACGTCTCGCGTCTGGTGGTGGTCGATGCGGCGGCCGCCCTGGTGGCCGGATCGGCCGCCTACTTCGTACACTTCCGGCACGTACCGACGGTCGACCGGCCCTACTTGGCCGCTGTCGTCGCGCTTCCGCTCGCCTGGGCCGTCTCATTGCTGATGAGTCGGGCGTACGAGACCCGATTTCTCTTCGCCGGTAGCGAGGAATACCGCCGGGTCCTGAATGCCGCGGTGTTCCTCACCGCGACGATCGCACTCGTCGTGTACGGCACCCGAGACGCCGGCTCGCAGGGATTCGTGCTGATGTCCATGCCGCTGCTGCTCGGTTTGGGCCTCGCCGTTCGCTACGCGATGCGTGTCACCCTCACCAGTCGGCGGAGCAACGGCGAATGCATGCACCGTGCCGTCGTCATCGGCAACAGTCGCCAGGTACAGGCATTCGCGCGGCAGCTCCGGCGGGAGCCGCTTCACGGAATGCACGTCGTCGGGTGTTGCCTCCCGGCTGACGAGATCATCGGCGCTTCCGTCCCCGTCGACGTCAACCTCGAAGTGCCCGTGCACGGCTCGTTCGACGACGTGGTGTGGGCGATTCTCCAATCGGACGCGGACACGCTGATCGTCCTGCCCTCACCGGACATGGACCCGGCGGCGATGCGCTCGCTGTCCTGGAAGCTCGAGGGCACCGGAGTCGACCTGCTGCTGGCAAACGCCGTACTCGACATCACCGGGCCGCGAACGAGCATCAGGCCGGTGGACGGCCTGTCGTTGCTGCACGTCGAGCCGGCCGCGCTGACCGGGGCCCGGCGCGTGTTGAAGCGGGCGCTCGACGTGGTCCTCGCCTCGCTTCTGTTGCTGTTCCTCTCTCCTCTTCTGGCCGCGGTCGCCCTGGTGGTTCGGCTCAGCAGCAACGGACCCGCTCTGTTCGTGCAGACTCGAGTGGGAAAGGACGCCAAGGAGTTTCGGCTGTTCAAGTTCCGTTCGATGTACATCGACGCGGAGCAGCGACTCGCGGAACTCCAGGACCGGAACGAGCACAACGGCATCCTGTTCAAGATCAAGAACGACCCTCGGGTCACGCCCGTGGGCAAGTACCTGCGGCGTTTCTCTATCGACGAACTCCCCCAGCTGTTCAACGTCGTCCGGGGCGACATGAGTCTGGTGGGCCCGCGGCCACCGCTGCCGCGCGAAGTGGCCCAGTACGCACACGACGTGCGTCGCCGACTGGCGGTGATCCCCGGACTGACCGGACTCTGGCAGGTCAGCGGACGCTCCAACCTGTCGTGGGACGACTCGGTCCGGTTGGATCTGCGCTATGTGGAGAACTGGTCGCTCGGCCTCGACCTCGTGATCCTGCTGCGCACATTCATCGCTGTGATCCGATCGTCCGGAGCCTATTGACCACCAGCAACGCCGATGCCCGGGATCGCCGTAGCGCTGTGACACGATCTCGGGCATCGGGACGGATCTCCCGACGCGACGTCAGCGGCGAATCAGCGCGATGGCGCGACGCATACCGCTTCGGGCGATCGTGGGAACGAAGGACTGCACACCGAGGTAGTCGTAGCGCTGGCCACCGAATGCCAGTTTGTAGCTCCCGATCCCGTCGTCGACCCACCCGCTGAAGTCCACCGCGGTGTGGCCCCGCTCGACGGCGCCTTCGAGCATGCCGTCGCAGAGCAGCACGTCGGGCGCGGAGGCGCGGAACCGGCGCAGGCATCCGCCCACCCAGGCGATGGCCGTCGGGTGCCTGCCGAGCATCACTTGCGTTCCGGCCAATTCGTCGCCCACCGTCACGACCCACGTCGTGACCCACTCGCGTCCGGCGGCCCACTGCTCGAACCGGGTTCCGACGTCCGCGGGATAGGGCGACGGCTGTTCGCGGGCCCCGTAGGTTTCGTGCAGCAGATGGGGCACGAGTTCGGCGAACTCACCAGGGCGTGCCAGTCGGACCGTGACCCCTTCGCGAGCGGCCCGCCGGACCTTTGCGCGCCGTGACTTCGTGTAGGCCTCGCGAAGCTTCTGCACGGAGCCATGCGCCATGTCGACGATGACCGTCGCATCTTCGCGCACCTCCAGGTGCGCGGCACGCAGCAAGTCCGCGGTATCGCTCCCGACATCGGCGGGTCCCAGGTCGAATCGCGCGACGAGCAGTCCCGATTTCAATTGCCAGTGACGGAACGCCGCGATCGTGGCGGACAACAGCTCCGGCGCGACGAGCGGACCGACGAACGGAAACGGCAGAACACCGGAGACGAGCGACCGGGCCGATCGACGCGGCGCGGCGAACACCCCGACCGGCCGGCCGCCGGCTGCGATCACGAACCGCTCGATACGCACCCCGAGCAGATCAGCTTGGAAGTCGAGCCACTCCCAATCGGAGAAGGCCGTGCTTCCCGGGTGGTCGGCTACGAAGCGCCCCCAGAAGTCCCTGTCCTCGGTCGGATGGAGCCGGACGCCGGACGACATCATTCCTCACTTCCGCTCGGGAGAACCCGTAGGCCGGAGCGGGTGCGCACGCTCCGAGGAGCGGCTGAGCTCGTGGGCCGCTGCTCCGGCATCACCCGGAACCGAGCGATCCGCCGTTTTGTCGCAGCGCAAAGCCCACCCGAATCCCAATGATCAACTACTCGAATTGACCGCGAGAGCAACTCCCGACAATCTGAAGCACAAATCTTCCGCCAGAAAATACCGCATCTGCGGAGACGACGCCGCCCCCTTACCGCCGGCGGTAGTCACCCCGAATTCCACGGCTCGCAGCGCCGCTGGCCGGACGCTCCGCTAAATAGCCGACGCCGACGAAACACCGTCTCAGTACGCTCCGGACGATCGAACGACGGCCACAAACGTCCGCAGCAAAATGACCAGATCGAAGCTGAGCGACCAGTTCTCCACGTACCGCAGATCCAGCCGAACCGAGTCCTCCCACGACAGGTTCGATCGACCGCTGACCTGCCAGAGTCCGGTCAGTCCGGGGATCACCGCCAGCCGTCGGCGCACGTCGTGTGCGTACTGGGCCACTTCGCGCGGCAGCGGCGGCCGCGGGCCCACCAGGCTCATGTCGCCCTTGAGGACGTTGATCAGCTGCGGCAATTCGTCGATTGAGAACCGACGGAGATGCTTGCCGAGTTTCGTCACACGGGGGTCGTCCCTGATCTTGAACAGGATGCCGTTGTGCTCGTTCTGGTGCTGCAGCTCGGCTAGGCGCTCTTCCGCGTCGAGGTACATCGAGCGGAATTTGTAGAGCCGGAACTCCCGGCCGTCCTTCCCGACCCTCGTCTGCATGAAAAGCGCCGGCCCCTTACTGCTGAGCCGCACCGCCAGGGCCACCGCCAAAAGCATCGGCGATGCGCACACCAGCAGCAGACCCGAGACGACGACGTCGAAGATCCGCT contains:
- the uvrB gene encoding excinuclease ABC subunit UvrB; protein product: MSPSARPSAGPNAPEGLRDDTVAHGATTAIVRRPGRFEVVSEYDPAGDQPAAIDELERRVKAGENDVVLLGATGTGKSATTAWLIERLQRPALVIAPNKTLAAQLANEFRELLPNNAVEYFVSYYDYYQPEAYVPQTDTYIEKDSSINEEVERLRHSATMSLLTRRDTIVVATVSCIYGLGTPQEYIDRSIPLKVGQEIEREKLLRWLVDVQYTRNDLNFTRGTFRVRGDTVEVIPAYDELAVRIEMFGDEIEKLYHLNPLTGEVVNEETELHVFPATHYVAGPERMERAIRGIEAELEERLAELERQNKLLEAQRLRMRTAYDIEMMRQVGFCSGIENYSRHMDGREPGSPGFCLIDYFPEDFLLVIDESHGTVPQIGGMYEGDMSRKRTLVDFGFRLPSAMDNRPLRWEEFQDRVGQTVYLSATPGKYEMGRAKGEFVEQIIRPTGLIDPEVLVKPTKGQIDDLVHEIRLRAERDERVLVTTLTKKMAEDLTDYLLELGIRVRYLHSEVDTLRRVELLRELRKGDFDVLVGINLLREGLDLPEVSLVSILDADKEGFLRSETSLVQTIGRAARNVSGQVHMYADQITPSMSRAIEETNRRREKQIAYNTERGVDPQPLRKKIVDILDDIYREAAENESGELIGGSGRQQSRGKSPVPGLKSKSTTVGVGAHREGMARAELADLIQQLNDQMLAAARELQFELAARLRDEIGELKKELRGMDAAGVS
- a CDS encoding GNAT family N-acetyltransferase, whose product is MQAGRARTGEHFATAVSALETDYWEHLCSALGHDSEKWPQLGAAASRADRSGSFFNNATVTRPLGDSALGPALDQIDKYFTIGDNRRREFSINSYWPDLDLTGHGYRIRDRLPVMLRPAAGRPPESPEALIIRCVDDADGVAAFEKVFIESFSLAEYRPHRRGILFDQRIVRDPKCKFWVGWENGHPVACVTAFVAHGYVGVFNTAVLPSARRKGYGAAMTWCATFADPALPAVLQATVEGESLYRSMGYSTVGTFTSWHRRRRSPGALLSRAARVLGPVRRGLFRDTRGPFI
- a CDS encoding cellulase family glycosylhydrolase, which gives rise to MDRRKLLGAAAIAVPAIAGAALLSDLDLGPDPRSESAESFAGQAEEVSGDAATTQNPAPPVVGVQFHGTWDMYWNGTTPNAMFFKHLDTLAANGVQVLRLDVGWSSAQPTNVAPTASQWYHQRVNTVLDQARSRGMQVFVTIHQSPAWSRPNTGSEVKQYPTDPNSIKPWLTFFASTYGSKIMAIEVWNEPNLAEFCGISDAYQRAVKYVPILKASYAAIKAGRSSMPVIFAGPSQTDDVFIKDCYTNGAKGNFDIMGVHPYQGNQMKAPESTDITGKARMTNMPAIINLMAANGDAAKPIWWTEFGFSVHSNDAVPAGQVWLNGVPDEQTAASYISRSYYLAWQQWPQVKLAVTYCGYKTPSDSLGHQYGFRIMEPDGTAKPQLAALSSIRQAFGSLQKL
- a CDS encoding sugar transferase, whose product is MVDAAAALVAGSAAYFVHFRHVPTVDRPYLAAVVALPLAWAVSLLMSRAYETRFLFAGSEEYRRVLNAAVFLTATIALVVYGTRDAGSQGFVLMSMPLLLGLGLAVRYAMRVTLTSRRSNGECMHRAVVIGNSRQVQAFARQLRREPLHGMHVVGCCLPADEIIGASVPVDVNLEVPVHGSFDDVVWAILQSDADTLIVLPSPDMDPAAMRSLSWKLEGTGVDLLLANAVLDITGPRTSIRPVDGLSLLHVEPAALTGARRVLKRALDVVLASLLLLFLSPLLAAVALVVRLSSNGPALFVQTRVGKDAKEFRLFKFRSMYIDAEQRLAELQDRNEHNGILFKIKNDPRVTPVGKYLRRFSIDELPQLFNVVRGDMSLVGPRPPLPREVAQYAHDVRRRLAVIPGLTGLWQVSGRSNLSWDDSVRLDLRYVENWSLGLDLVILLRTFIAVIRSSGAY
- a CDS encoding TerC family protein, producing the protein MSVSLWVWAATIAGLAIIVAIDIWHARRPHHVGFKEATTWSVIYIALAILFGIGVMIFGGAEPGTEFFAGWLIEKSLSVDNLFVFAVILGTFGVPDKHQQKVLLIGIIGALIMRAIFIAVGAAAIQRFAVTFVVFGAFLIYTAIKLVRSHGEQPDVGNSRAVKLLRRLIPVTEDYPDSSALTVKRDGKRLATPLLVVVVTILSVDLVFALDSIPAVFGVTESAYIVFTANAFALLGLRALYFLLIGLLDRLVHLHYGLAFVLAFIGVKLILHYAHTVWPAVPDIPTALSLAVVIVTLAITTFTSLRATRKANNNEVTADRG
- a CDS encoding TerC family protein gives rise to the protein MDIPVWVEWSVLGALVVLLAFDVWVIGRRPHEPSTRESTMGVIGYVALALIFGLGILWLAGGRYAGEFYAGWLTEYSLSVDNLFVFLVIMSRFKVPRVFQQKVLLIGIVLALVLRGIFIAAGAAAIERFIWVFFLFGAFLLYTAWNLAFHHEEEEDFKENVLIRWSRRVLPISKDFGDGKLRTHENGKRIWTPMVVVLIAIGTTDLLFAFDSIPAIFGLTREPFLIFTANVFALMGLRQLYFLLGGLLDRLVYLSIGLSFILAFIGVKLILEALHENSLPFINGGHEIEWVPEVPIWLSLVVIIGTLAVTTLASLWKSRRTAPEKELSATSS
- a CDS encoding antibiotic biosynthesis monooxygenase; the encoded protein is MVLEVALIDVTPGREGGFADAYREAVTELSGAEGCRSVRMTQGVETPSRFVLLVEWDSVEAHEQNFRATDRYGRWRGLIGPFFAAPPRVEHFVDVPAS